From a single Nothobranchius furzeri strain GRZ-AD chromosome 9, NfurGRZ-RIMD1, whole genome shotgun sequence genomic region:
- the LOC107382049 gene encoding casein kinase II subunit alpha' has protein sequence MPGSSPASSKARVYTDVNTQKNREYWDYDAHMPNWSNQDNYQLVRKLGRGKYSEVFEAINVTNNEKVVVKILKPVKKKKIKREIKILENLRGGTNIIRLIDNVKDPVSRTPALVFEYINNTDFKELYQKLTDCDIRYYMYELLKALDYCHSMGIMHRDVKPHNVMIDHQLRKLRLIDWGLAEFYHPAQEYNVRVASRYFKGPELLVDYQMYDYSLDMWSLGCMLASMIFLKEPFFHGQDNYDQLVRIAKVLGTDELFNYLHKYHIELDTRFKDLLGQQTRKRWEQFIQSENQHLVSPEALDLLDKLLRYDHQQRLTAAEAMRHPYFYPVVKEQANANTDGTKAISSSNAT, from the exons TCAACACACAGAAGAACAGAGAGTATTGGGACTATGACGCACACATGCCAAACTGGAG CAACCAAGACAACTACCAGCTGGTGCGCAAACTGGGCAGAGGGAAGTACAGTGAAGTATTTGAGGCCATAAATGTAACAAACAATGAGAAAGTTGTGGTGAAAATCCTCAAG CCCgtcaagaagaagaagatcaaACGGGAAATAAAAATTCTTGAAAACCTGCGAGGTGGAACCAACATCATCCGCCTGATTGACAACGtcaaagacccagtg TCCAGAACACCAGCACTTGTCTTTGAGTACATCAATAACACAGATTTTAAG GAGCTCTACCAGAAACTGACCGACTGCGATATCCGTTACTACATGTACGAGCTCCTTAAG GCTCTGGACTACTGTCACAGCATGGGCATCATGCACAGAGACGTGAAGCCCCACAACGTGATGATCGACCACCAGCTGAGGAAG CTCCGGCTCATAGATTGGGGTTTGGCTGAATTTTACCATCCCGCTCAGGAATACAACGTCAGGGTGGCCTCTCGTTATTTCAAAGGCCCCGAGCTGCTCGTGGACTATCAG ATGTATGATTATAGTTTGGACATGTGGAGTTTAGGCTGCATGTTGGCCAGCATGATTTTCCTCAAGGAGCCATTTTTCCACGGCCAAGACAACTATGATCAG CTGGTCCGCATCGCTAAGGTCCTCGGCACTGATGAGCTGTTCAACTATCTGCACAAGTATCACATAGAACTGGACACCCGCTTCAAAGACCTGCTGGGACA ACAAACGAGGAAGCGTTGGGAGCAGTTCATCCAGTCGGAGAACCAGCATCTGGTGAGTCCAGAGGCTCTGGACCTCCTGGACAAGCTGCTGCGCTACGACCACCAGCAGAGGCTGACGGCGGCCGAGGCCATGCGACACCCATACTTCT atccagtggtgaaggAACAGGCTAATGCCAACACAGACGGCACAAAGGCAATAAGCAGCTCCAATGCAACATGA